One genomic segment of uncultured Tolumonas sp. includes these proteins:
- a CDS encoding ATP-binding protein: protein MLTYWKHLLQSFSASHQLSRRLLTYILACSTVLALISTLFQLSWDYSQGMNETKSRLNEIESTHLTAIAASVWNMDNEQLSLQLKGLQQLPDMQAATVYERIDSHLLERMQVGQTSGLHVLKQRFPLSYEGYVVGELEVSLTLEPIYQRLWQKSLVILITQTLKTLLVSCFILLIFYHQLIRHLHKITGFLQHLDVSAPPQPITLERRPPASSDELDAIVNSINEMQRRHADDWQAQQSFADNLQQEHAINKELNEKLEQKVVARTQSLENSHHELQKAYDDLKNTQKALIESEKMASLGALVAGMAHELNTPLGISMTASRFLTSRLKDLVATPGPAESEEHNGWHGQLAAIQESTELMQQQTRKALDLLNNFQQIAITHSGQQPSRFNVAETLHQIIISQGHRLNQQHCHVSIQCEPTLEIQSYLSAFTRVCNHLIQNSLDHGFEHCNRPRSITIQISHEQGQVRLDYHDNGQGIDPEILPHIFEPFVTSRREQGFSGLGGYIIYNQVVQLLNGQIKCQNNSGNGVHFRIEIPQFI, encoded by the coding sequence ATGCTGACCTACTGGAAACACCTATTGCAGAGTTTCTCTGCCTCTCATCAATTATCCCGACGACTGCTGACCTACATTCTGGCCTGTAGCACCGTGCTTGCGTTGATCTCAACCCTCTTCCAGTTGAGTTGGGATTACAGCCAGGGTATGAATGAAACGAAATCCCGTCTCAATGAAATTGAATCCACGCACCTAACCGCCATTGCAGCCAGTGTCTGGAACATGGATAACGAGCAACTGAGCCTGCAATTAAAAGGGCTGCAACAACTACCGGATATGCAGGCAGCCACTGTGTATGAACGCATTGATAGCCATTTACTAGAACGTATGCAGGTGGGACAAACATCCGGGCTGCACGTATTAAAGCAGCGCTTCCCGCTGTCGTATGAAGGTTATGTCGTTGGTGAACTGGAAGTCAGTTTGACGCTAGAACCCATCTATCAACGTTTATGGCAAAAAAGTCTGGTTATTCTGATCACGCAAACCTTAAAAACCTTACTGGTTTCCTGTTTTATCCTGCTGATTTTTTACCATCAGCTGATCCGTCATCTGCATAAGATCACCGGTTTTTTACAACATTTAGATGTCAGTGCGCCGCCACAACCGATCACCTTGGAACGACGCCCGCCCGCTTCCAGCGATGAACTGGATGCCATCGTGAACAGTATCAATGAGATGCAGCGTCGGCATGCCGATGACTGGCAGGCACAACAATCGTTTGCCGATAATCTGCAACAAGAACACGCGATTAATAAAGAATTGAATGAAAAACTGGAACAAAAAGTGGTGGCTCGTACCCAGTCGCTGGAAAATAGCCACCATGAATTACAAAAGGCTTACGACGATTTAAAAAACACCCAAAAAGCGTTAATTGAATCTGAGAAAATGGCTTCCTTAGGTGCATTAGTAGCTGGTATGGCCCATGAACTGAATACACCGCTCGGGATCAGCATGACCGCCAGCCGTTTTCTAACGTCCCGACTCAAAGACTTAGTCGCTACCCCAGGGCCAGCAGAATCGGAAGAACACAACGGCTGGCATGGACAATTAGCCGCGATCCAAGAGTCAACCGAACTGATGCAGCAACAAACCCGCAAGGCGCTGGACTTACTGAATAACTTTCAGCAGATCGCCATCACGCACAGTGGCCAGCAACCCAGCCGTTTTAATGTGGCCGAAACGCTGCACCAAATTATCATTTCGCAAGGCCATCGCCTGAACCAGCAACATTGTCATGTTTCCATTCAATGTGAACCCACGCTGGAGATACAAAGTTACCTTTCAGCCTTTACCCGGGTTTGTAATCACCTGATCCAAAACTCGCTGGATCACGGTTTTGAACATTGCAACCGGCCGCGCAGCATTACGATTCAGATCAGCCATGAACAAGGCCAGGTGCGGCTTGATTATCACGATAACGGGCAAGGTATTGACCCTGAGATATTACCTCATATCTTTGAGCCGTTTGTCACCAGCCGACGGGAACAGGGTTTCTCTGGTCTCGGAGGATACATCATCTATAATCAGGTGGTGCAATTGCTCAATGGACAAATCAAATGCCAGAATAATTCTGGCAATGGCGTCCATTTCCGCATTGAAATACCACAATTCATCTAA
- a CDS encoding aminopeptidase P family protein — protein MSTQLSIAERLATVRHSMQHLDVQAFIIPHDDEHLGEYTAPADERLAWLTGFTGSAGVAVVLTEQAALFVDGRYTVQARQQVSDEHFMHLHLIRDPFLDWLVQQLPAGSRVGIDARLHSLEWYRKAQQQLSAAKISLHPLAENPIDLHWSDRPAAAMAPARLFAETVAGESSLSKRQRMAAQLRAQSADALLLTQNESINWLLNIRGNDIPALPVVSAFAILYCNAALDLFIDPTRLDSQFSAHVGNDVSVYPAGKLNDVLQRLGEDALKVWLDNASCNAACGLQLLQHGAHLLEQADPCLLAKACKNSTELAGMQEAHRKDAIAMCRFLAWLDNAITDGLQSDEAQLADKLESFRLQQPGYLEASFATISALGPNAALPHYNFRNGTPRTFGQDAIYLVDSGGHYDEGTTDITRTIQVGDASDDVRTLFTLVMKGHIALSRAQFPKGTCGMQLDVLARLPLWQAGFNYDHGTGHGVGHVLSVHEGPQRISPKGSTTPLEPGMVISNEPGYYREGAFGMRCENLVAVEALTSASEIERYAFRNLTLVPFDKRLLLSELLNSDEKQWWNDYHREVFTAIAPSLQGSDLLWLEQATAAI, from the coding sequence ATGTCTACTCAACTCTCAATTGCGGAACGTCTGGCAACAGTTCGCCATTCAATGCAACACCTTGATGTACAGGCATTTATCATACCTCACGACGATGAACATCTGGGCGAATACACAGCGCCGGCAGATGAACGGCTGGCGTGGTTAACCGGTTTTACTGGCTCAGCCGGCGTGGCGGTCGTCCTGACAGAACAAGCGGCATTATTCGTAGACGGGCGCTATACCGTACAAGCACGTCAGCAAGTATCTGATGAACACTTCATGCACCTGCATCTGATCCGCGATCCGTTTCTGGATTGGTTAGTACAGCAATTACCGGCTGGCAGCCGGGTGGGTATTGATGCGCGTCTGCACAGTCTGGAATGGTACCGCAAAGCGCAGCAGCAATTGAGCGCCGCAAAAATCAGCCTGCATCCGCTGGCAGAAAACCCGATTGATTTACACTGGTCAGATCGCCCGGCAGCCGCCATGGCACCTGCTCGACTGTTCGCCGAAACCGTGGCGGGCGAAAGCAGCCTGTCAAAACGCCAGCGCATGGCGGCACAATTACGTGCGCAATCGGCGGATGCCTTGTTGTTAACCCAAAATGAATCGATCAACTGGTTATTGAATATCCGTGGCAATGATATTCCAGCCCTGCCGGTAGTCAGTGCATTTGCCATTCTCTACTGCAATGCGGCACTTGATCTGTTTATTGACCCAACCCGGCTGGACAGCCAATTTAGTGCCCATGTCGGTAATGATGTGTCGGTCTATCCGGCCGGTAAACTCAACGATGTCTTACAACGACTGGGCGAAGATGCGCTTAAAGTCTGGTTAGACAATGCCAGTTGTAATGCCGCCTGTGGTTTACAGTTATTGCAACATGGCGCACATCTGCTGGAACAGGCCGACCCTTGCCTGCTGGCCAAAGCCTGCAAAAACAGCACTGAATTAGCCGGTATGCAGGAAGCGCATCGTAAAGATGCCATCGCCATGTGCCGTTTTCTGGCTTGGCTGGATAACGCCATTACCGACGGATTACAAAGTGATGAAGCGCAACTGGCTGACAAGCTGGAAAGCTTCCGTTTGCAACAACCCGGTTATCTGGAAGCCAGTTTTGCAACTATCTCCGCGCTCGGCCCGAATGCCGCCCTGCCGCATTACAATTTCCGTAATGGCACACCACGCACGTTTGGTCAGGATGCCATCTATCTGGTCGATTCCGGTGGTCATTATGACGAAGGCACGACCGACATTACCCGCACCATCCAGGTGGGTGATGCCAGCGATGATGTACGAACCTTGTTTACGCTGGTCATGAAAGGTCACATCGCACTGAGTCGGGCACAATTCCCGAAAGGTACCTGTGGTATGCAACTGGATGTGCTGGCGCGATTGCCATTATGGCAAGCCGGTTTTAACTATGACCATGGCACCGGCCATGGCGTCGGTCATGTCTTAAGTGTGCATGAGGGCCCACAGCGCATTTCACCGAAAGGCAGCACGACACCACTCGAGCCTGGTATGGTAATTTCCAACGAGCCGGGTTATTACCGTGAAGGCGCCTTTGGCATGCGCTGTGAAAATCTGGTTGCGGTAGAAGCGCTGACTTCTGCCAGCGAAATCGAACGTTATGCCTTCCGCAATCTGACACTGGTTCCATTCGATAAGCGCTTATTATTAAGCGAATTACTGAATAGTGATGAAAAACAGTGGTGGAATGATTATCACCGTGAGGTTTTCACCGCTATTGCACCGTCGTTGCAAGGAAGTGATTTATTGTGGCTGGAACAAGCCACTGCGGCCATTTGA
- the pssA gene encoding CDP-diacylglycerol--serine O-phosphatidyltransferase — protein MLYSAYFRRQLEKLPLLPVDSDAMQILHQASQFKQRILELIAQAERRIYLVALYLQDDEAGREIMQALYAAKQARPQLDIKVFVDFHRAQRGLIGKGAQSGNHLMYQEFASKYPTCDIPFYGVPVKRREWLGVLHLKGFLFDNTLLYSGASLNNVYLHQLDRYRFDRYHQIQNADLADSFARLILRHFVNDAAVPRLDKTQIPGIKQIKAEQRRFRRRLQAGRYEFEESVIGPRQFGVTPLIGLGKRGNRLNRVIRDLVRSASQEIFICTPYFNPPSSLARDISGLLQRKVKVTIVVGDKTANDFYIPPCEPFKTVGGLPYLYEINLRRFANRYQNYIDNGQLNIMLWQHEQHSYHLKGIFVDDQLSLITGSNLNPRAWALDLENGMLLRDPHRLLCERFAAERANILQHTRRLTHFSELEQLQDYPEAVKRLLTRIQRFKAHILLKQIL, from the coding sequence ATGCTGTATTCAGCCTATTTTCGCCGCCAACTGGAAAAATTGCCGCTGCTACCAGTGGACAGTGACGCCATGCAGATCCTGCATCAGGCCAGTCAGTTCAAACAGCGTATTCTTGAGCTGATTGCTCAGGCCGAACGCCGGATCTATCTGGTGGCGCTTTATCTACAAGATGATGAAGCCGGTCGTGAAATCATGCAGGCGCTGTATGCCGCCAAACAAGCCCGCCCACAACTGGATATTAAAGTCTTTGTTGATTTCCACCGTGCGCAACGCGGCTTGATTGGTAAAGGTGCACAATCTGGTAATCATCTGATGTATCAGGAGTTCGCCAGCAAATACCCGACTTGTGATATTCCTTTTTACGGCGTGCCGGTCAAACGCCGTGAATGGTTAGGTGTGTTGCATCTGAAAGGTTTCTTGTTTGATAACACCCTGCTCTATTCCGGTGCCAGCCTGAATAATGTTTACCTGCACCAGTTGGATCGTTATCGTTTCGATCGTTACCACCAAATCCAGAATGCCGATCTGGCAGACAGCTTTGCGCGGTTGATCTTACGTCATTTTGTCAACGATGCTGCTGTACCACGGTTGGATAAAACCCAGATCCCTGGTATCAAACAGATCAAAGCCGAACAGCGTCGTTTCCGGCGTCGTTTACAAGCCGGTCGTTATGAGTTTGAAGAGAGTGTCATTGGCCCGCGACAATTTGGGGTGACACCGTTAATTGGGTTAGGTAAACGCGGGAATCGCCTGAATCGTGTGATCCGCGATCTGGTGCGCAGTGCGTCGCAGGAAATCTTTATCTGCACCCCCTATTTTAATCCACCCAGCTCACTGGCGCGCGATATCAGTGGCCTGCTGCAACGGAAAGTGAAAGTCACCATTGTGGTCGGCGATAAGACCGCGAATGATTTCTATATTCCACCTTGCGAACCGTTTAAAACGGTCGGTGGTTTACCTTATCTGTATGAAATTAATCTGCGCCGTTTTGCCAATCGTTATCAAAATTACATTGATAACGGACAGCTCAATATCATGTTGTGGCAGCATGAGCAGCACTCGTATCATCTGAAAGGCATTTTTGTGGATGACCAGTTAAGCCTCATTACTGGCAGCAATCTAAATCCACGCGCCTGGGCATTGGATCTGGAAAACGGCATGTTATTACGCGATCCGCATCGTCTGTTGTGCGAACGTTTTGCAGCGGAGCGCGCCAATATTTTGCAGCATACCCGTCGTCTGACCCATTTCAGCGAACTGGAACAGTTACAAGATTATCCCGAGGCGGTGAAACGCTTACTTACCCGTATTCAGCGTTTTAAAGCCCATATCCTGCTGAAGCAAATCTTATAA
- the putP gene encoding sodium/proline symporter PutP, producing MNFTNPTTITFVIYILAMIGIGFAAWRYTRDLSDYILGGRSLGSFVTAMSAGASDMSGWLLLGLPGAVYASGVSESWIAIGLIIGAWFNWQFVAGRLRVYTEITRNALTLPDYFTHRFEDQTKILRVIAALVILVFFTIYCASGMVAGARLFEQTFGLSYDMALWAGAVATILYVFVGGFLAVSWTDTVQASLMIFALLLTPVMVIMHAGGFADAVQVINSLNVKYSDMFHGTTTIGIISLMAWGLGYMGQPHILARFMAISSVDAMPNARRIGMTWMILCLGGAVAVGYFGIAYFAANPLQSGAVQANHETVFITLSQLLFNPWIAGVLLSAILAAVMSTLSCQLLVSSSALTEDFYKVFFRPNASQKELVWVGRLMVLLVAVIAIVIARDPASKVLGLVGYAWAGFGAAFGPVVILSLLWPRMTRNGALAGMLVGALTVIVWRNAAWFGLYEMVPGFLLSGVAIILFSLLDKTPSMRMQQDFAQMEAEMANPGASLTAPVAD from the coding sequence GTGAACTTTACTAATCCGACGACGATTACGTTCGTCATCTACATTCTGGCGATGATCGGTATCGGTTTTGCCGCATGGCGTTATACCCGCGATCTGTCCGACTATATTCTCGGTGGCCGTAGTCTGGGTAGTTTTGTAACCGCTATGAGTGCCGGTGCTTCAGACATGAGTGGCTGGTTGTTGCTGGGTCTACCGGGCGCCGTTTATGCGTCAGGCGTTTCTGAAAGCTGGATCGCCATTGGTTTGATTATCGGCGCTTGGTTTAACTGGCAATTTGTGGCGGGTCGGTTACGTGTGTATACCGAAATCACTCGTAACGCATTAACCCTGCCGGATTATTTTACCCATCGTTTTGAAGACCAAACTAAAATTCTGCGCGTGATCGCGGCACTGGTGATCCTGGTTTTCTTTACCATTTACTGTGCCTCCGGCATGGTGGCTGGTGCTCGTTTGTTTGAGCAGACGTTCGGGCTGAGTTACGACATGGCGTTGTGGGCCGGTGCTGTCGCGACGATCTTGTATGTCTTTGTTGGTGGTTTTTTAGCGGTTAGCTGGACCGATACCGTACAGGCATCGCTGATGATTTTTGCTCTGTTACTCACGCCGGTGATGGTGATCATGCACGCGGGTGGTTTTGCAGATGCAGTGCAGGTGATTAATAGTCTGAATGTGAAATACAGCGACATGTTCCATGGCACTACCACGATCGGTATTATTTCGCTGATGGCGTGGGGTTTAGGTTATATGGGGCAACCGCACATTCTGGCTCGCTTCATGGCCATCAGCTCGGTCGACGCCATGCCGAATGCCCGCCGGATCGGCATGACCTGGATGATCTTGTGTCTGGGTGGTGCGGTAGCGGTTGGTTATTTCGGTATTGCCTATTTTGCCGCGAATCCGCTACAAAGCGGTGCTGTACAGGCGAATCACGAAACCGTCTTTATTACGTTGTCTCAATTGCTGTTTAATCCATGGATTGCTGGTGTCTTGCTGTCGGCAATTTTGGCGGCGGTCATGAGTACCTTATCTTGCCAGTTGTTGGTTTCTTCCTCAGCGCTGACGGAAGATTTCTACAAAGTATTCTTCCGCCCGAATGCGTCACAAAAAGAACTGGTATGGGTTGGCCGCCTGATGGTGTTACTGGTGGCGGTGATTGCGATTGTGATTGCCCGTGATCCGGCGAGTAAAGTATTGGGTCTGGTGGGTTATGCCTGGGCCGGTTTTGGTGCGGCGTTTGGTCCGGTGGTGATTTTATCGCTGTTGTGGCCACGCATGACGCGCAACGGCGCATTGGCCGGTATGTTGGTGGGGGCGTTGACCGTGATTGTTTGGCGTAATGCGGCATGGTTTGGTTTGTATGAAATGGTACCAGGTTTCTTACTGTCAGGTGTCGCAATTATCCTGTTCAGTTTATTGGATAAAACGCCATCCATGCGGATGCAGCAAGATTTTGCCCAAATGGAAGCGGAAATGGCAAACCCAGGTGCATCGCTGACAGCACCAGTTGCAGATTAA
- the aspA gene encoding aspartate ammonia-lyase: MTNQFRQEEDLLGSMQVDNQYYYGIHTLRAVDNFQISQQRISDVPAFIRGLLYTKKAAALANRALGTLDAHKAEMIINTCDLMLTTERCFDQFPIDLFQGGAGTSVNMNVNEVIANLALELQGQPKGAYEILNPNDDVNRCQSTNDVYPTAFRVALYESTFGLLKQLKKLIKAFDDKAISFNDVLKMGRTQLQDAVPMTLGQEFHAFAVTLREEIKSIGRCQELLLEVNLGATAIGTGMNTPPDYSALAIRYLAEITGHNYVPAEDLIEATSDCGAYLILHSAYKRLAMKLSKICNDLRLLSSGPRAGLHEINLPQRQAGSSIMPAKVNPVIPEVVNQVCFKVIGNDVTVTMAAEAGQLQLNVMEPVIAQCMFESLSLLSNACICLREKCVEGITANKERCEAYVFSSIGLVTFLTPYIGHHACDEIGKECVATGKSVREAVLERGLLSEAQLNDIFSVDNLKKPRYPGKPR, from the coding sequence ATGACCAATCAGTTCCGACAAGAAGAAGACCTGTTAGGCAGCATGCAGGTAGATAACCAATATTACTACGGCATCCATACTTTGCGGGCGGTAGACAACTTCCAAATCAGCCAGCAGCGGATCAGTGATGTACCGGCTTTTATCCGTGGTTTGCTGTATACCAAAAAAGCCGCCGCTTTAGCTAACCGGGCGCTCGGCACACTGGATGCCCATAAAGCCGAGATGATCATTAATACCTGCGATCTGATGCTGACTACAGAACGCTGTTTTGATCAGTTTCCGATTGATTTGTTTCAGGGCGGTGCCGGCACCTCCGTCAATATGAACGTCAATGAAGTGATCGCCAATCTGGCGCTCGAGTTACAAGGTCAGCCGAAAGGCGCTTATGAGATCTTAAATCCGAACGACGATGTGAACCGCTGCCAATCGACTAATGATGTCTACCCGACCGCGTTTCGTGTGGCGTTATATGAAAGTACCTTCGGGTTGTTAAAACAGCTGAAAAAACTGATCAAAGCGTTTGATGATAAGGCCATCAGTTTTAATGACGTGCTGAAAATGGGTCGCACCCAATTGCAAGATGCCGTGCCAATGACGCTCGGGCAGGAATTTCATGCATTTGCGGTCACATTACGGGAAGAAATCAAAAGCATTGGCCGTTGTCAGGAATTGTTGCTGGAAGTGAATTTAGGCGCTACGGCGATTGGCACCGGCATGAACACACCGCCGGATTACTCTGCACTGGCGATCCGTTATCTGGCGGAAATTACCGGCCATAATTATGTGCCGGCGGAAGATCTGATCGAAGCAACTTCCGATTGTGGCGCGTATCTGATCCTGCACAGCGCGTATAAACGGCTGGCGATGAAACTATCGAAGATCTGCAACGATTTGCGTCTGCTCAGTTCTGGCCCGCGCGCTGGCTTACACGAAATCAACCTGCCACAACGACAGGCCGGTTCTTCCATCATGCCGGCGAAGGTCAACCCGGTGATCCCGGAAGTGGTGAATCAGGTTTGCTTTAAGGTGATTGGCAACGATGTCACTGTCACCATGGCCGCCGAAGCAGGCCAGTTACAGCTCAATGTAATGGAACCGGTGATTGCCCAGTGTATGTTTGAATCACTCAGTCTGCTCAGTAATGCCTGTATTTGTCTGCGCGAAAAATGTGTGGAAGGCATTACCGCCAATAAAGAACGTTGCGAAGCGTATGTGTTCAGCTCAATTGGGCTGGTCACCTTCCTGACACCGTATATCGGCCATCATGCGTGTGATGAGATCGGCAAGGAATGTGTCGCGACCGGCAAATCGGTCCGCGAAGCGGTGCTAGAACGAGGGCTGCTCAGTGAGGCACAACTGAACGATATCTTTTCGGTCGACAACCTGAAAAAACCACGTTATCCGGGTAAGCCACGTTAA
- a CDS encoding DUF1543 domain-containing protein produces the protein MTQKLFAVYLGGRAPKANIELHDVVFVVGESIEQTYPQLLELWFGSPEGLHIDCWIELDVVDGYRVKLVADKPVSEQQLYFINLGAYHADYIGELHATAFMVAQSSQAVKVGAKKTLLPGTQALHTDDLYEVDDCMPLAHINGYYIALEPGADNRALQAHNGYLPLPKALVGEWKNTKR, from the coding sequence ATGACTCAGAAACTATTTGCCGTCTATCTGGGTGGCCGGGCACCGAAAGCCAATATTGAACTGCATGATGTTGTATTTGTGGTGGGCGAGAGCATTGAGCAAACCTATCCGCAATTATTGGAGTTATGGTTTGGCTCGCCAGAGGGTCTGCATATCGATTGTTGGATCGAGCTGGATGTCGTGGATGGTTATCGGGTGAAGTTGGTAGCCGACAAGCCGGTGTCGGAGCAGCAGCTCTATTTTATTAATCTGGGGGCCTATCACGCGGATTATATCGGTGAGCTACACGCGACGGCGTTTATGGTTGCGCAAAGTAGTCAGGCGGTAAAGGTGGGGGCGAAAAAAACACTGTTACCTGGTACGCAAGCATTACATACCGATGATTTGTATGAGGTGGATGACTGCATGCCACTGGCGCATATCAACGGTTATTACATTGCGTTGGAACCTGGAGCTGACAATCGCGCGTTGCAAGCCCATAACGGTTATCTGCCGTTGCCAAAAGCATTGGTCGGCGAGTGGAAAAATACTAAACGCTAA
- the speE gene encoding polyamine aminopropyltransferase: MKKNKSLLTEQFITEWLTPDVGFVFRSGEVLDDFISPYQHIEVMETAAFGRVFRLDGYLMTSEADEWFYHENLNHIPAITHPDPRTALIIGGGDGGSARQLLKYPSIEQVVVCELDAGVVAIADEYFAQVHQGAFQDPRLQLVIGDGLKYVAGSQQQFDLIVLDLTDPQGYAEPLYTREFFADCARLIGEHGLLSLHIGSPQFHATRFRNLFDELKAVFRVVRPMLVPITLYGGFWGMACASQLRDPKRLDANTVEQRLQQRGITGLNYYNGDTHQAALALPNFVRQLLQQTE, translated from the coding sequence ATGAAGAAAAACAAAAGCCTTCTGACGGAACAATTTATTACCGAATGGCTGACGCCGGATGTAGGTTTTGTCTTTCGCTCCGGGGAAGTGTTGGATGATTTTATCAGCCCGTACCAACACATTGAAGTGATGGAAACGGCGGCTTTCGGCCGGGTGTTTCGCCTGGATGGTTACCTGATGACCTCGGAAGCCGATGAATGGTTTTATCATGAAAATCTGAACCATATTCCGGCTATCACGCACCCGGATCCACGCACCGCGTTAATTATCGGTGGTGGTGATGGTGGTTCGGCGCGCCAACTGTTGAAATATCCCAGCATTGAACAGGTCGTCGTTTGTGAGTTGGATGCCGGTGTGGTGGCCATTGCCGATGAGTATTTTGCCCAAGTCCATCAAGGTGCCTTTCAAGACCCTCGTTTGCAGCTCGTTATCGGTGATGGTTTAAAATATGTGGCGGGATCACAACAACAATTCGATTTGATTGTGCTCGATTTGACCGATCCGCAAGGTTACGCCGAACCCCTGTATACCCGCGAATTTTTTGCTGACTGCGCGCGCTTGATCGGCGAGCATGGTTTGTTATCACTGCATATTGGTTCGCCACAATTTCACGCAACCCGTTTTCGAAATCTGTTTGATGAATTAAAAGCGGTCTTTCGGGTGGTGCGGCCGATGCTCGTGCCGATCACCTTGTATGGCGGTTTCTGGGGTATGGCCTGTGCCAGTCAATTGCGCGATCCGAAACGGCTGGATGCCAACACCGTTGAACAACGTTTGCAGCAACGCGGCATTACCGGTCTGAACTATTACAATGGCGACACACATCAAGCAGCATTGGCCTTACCGAACTTTGTGCGTCAGTTATTACAACAAACGGAATAA
- a CDS encoding entericidin A/B family lipoprotein, whose amino-acid sequence MMKTITGFLVSLLFLSACNTIHGMGQDIQRGGEKVKDAATSVQQKL is encoded by the coding sequence ATGATGAAAACGATCACTGGGTTCTTAGTTTCCCTACTCTTTCTGAGCGCTTGCAACACCATCCACGGTATGGGGCAAGATATTCAGCGCGGTGGTGAAAAAGTTAAAGATGCCGCCACCAGCGTACAACAGAAACTGTAA
- the can gene encoding carbonate dehydratase: MKLLKQLFEQNRQWAEQIKAEDPQFFEKLASQQAPEYLWIGCSDSRVPANELLGLLPGDVFVHRNVANLVVHTDFNCLSVIQYAVEVLKVKHIIVCGHYHCGGVIAAMGNNEYGLIDNWLRNIKDINYKYRDHIDEIEDEHERQDYMCELNVLEQVANVCYTSIVQNAWRREQELAVHGWIYDVKDGLLRDLDITVNAIEQIPEVYRSSCQKVSALHQHK; this comes from the coding sequence ATGAAACTGCTGAAGCAATTATTTGAACAGAATCGCCAATGGGCTGAGCAGATCAAAGCAGAAGACCCTCAGTTTTTTGAAAAACTGGCCTCACAACAAGCACCGGAATATTTGTGGATCGGTTGCTCTGATAGCCGTGTTCCTGCAAATGAATTGCTCGGTTTGTTACCAGGCGATGTATTTGTGCATCGTAACGTGGCGAATCTGGTGGTGCACACCGATTTTAACTGTCTGTCGGTGATCCAATATGCGGTGGAAGTGTTAAAGGTGAAACACATCATCGTGTGTGGTCATTATCACTGTGGCGGCGTGATCGCTGCGATGGGCAACAACGAATATGGTTTGATTGATAACTGGTTGCGTAACATTAAAGATATCAATTACAAATATCGTGACCATATTGATGAAATTGAAGATGAGCATGAGCGGCAAGATTACATGTGCGAGTTGAATGTGCTCGAGCAGGTCGCCAATGTTTGCTACACCTCAATTGTGCAAAATGCCTGGCGACGTGAGCAGGAATTAGCGGTGCATGGTTGGATCTACGACGTCAAAGATGGCTTGTTGCGTGACTTGGATATCACGGTTAACGCGATAGAGCAGATCCCGGAAGTGTATCGTTCTTCCTGCCAAAAAGTATCGGCGCTGCATCAGCATAAATAA
- the rpoH gene encoding RNA polymerase sigma factor RpoH, whose translation MSTALQRNLVLVPQGSLEGYIQAVNSIPMLTAEKERELAEQLQNHGDLEAARQLVMSHLRFVVHIARNYSGYGLPQADLVQEGNIGLMKAVKRFDPTVGVRLVSFAVHWIKAEIHEYVLRNWRMVKVATTKAQRKLFFNLRKNKKRLGWFNQDEVRTVANELGVSPEDVTEMEARMSGQDHSFDGYDDDDSESNFAPAQYLEDKSSDLAAVYENSNWDNHAEHRLTYALQGLDERSQQIIRARWLDEDNKLTLQELADRYGVSAERVRQLEKNALKKLKDVLEA comes from the coding sequence ATGAGTACTGCACTTCAGCGCAATTTAGTTCTGGTTCCTCAGGGTAGTCTTGAGGGCTATATTCAGGCGGTAAACAGCATACCGATGCTGACGGCTGAAAAAGAACGGGAACTGGCTGAACAATTACAAAACCATGGTGATTTGGAAGCTGCCCGTCAGTTGGTTATGTCACATCTGCGTTTTGTGGTGCATATCGCACGCAACTATTCTGGCTATGGATTGCCGCAGGCTGATCTGGTTCAGGAAGGTAACATCGGCTTGATGAAAGCGGTAAAACGCTTTGATCCTACTGTCGGTGTGCGTCTGGTCTCGTTTGCGGTGCATTGGATCAAAGCCGAAATTCATGAATATGTGCTGCGTAACTGGCGTATGGTCAAAGTCGCCACCACTAAAGCGCAACGTAAATTGTTCTTTAATCTGCGCAAAAACAAAAAACGCCTCGGCTGGTTTAACCAGGACGAAGTGCGCACCGTCGCCAATGAATTAGGCGTGTCACCAGAAGATGTGACCGAAATGGAAGCGCGGATGAGTGGTCAGGATCACTCCTTCGATGGTTACGACGATGACGACAGCGAAAGCAATTTTGCACCGGCGCAATATCTGGAAGATAAATCATCTGACCTGGCTGCTGTGTATGAAAACAGCAACTGGGACAACCATGCTGAACACCGCCTGACCTATGCCCTGCAAGGTCTGGATGAGCGTAGCCAGCAGATCATCCGTGCCCGTTGGCTGGATGAAGATAACAAGCTGACATTGCAAGAATTGGCCGATCGTTACGGCGTCTCGGCTGAGCGTGTGCGACAGCTGGAAAAGAATGCGCTGAAGAAGCTCAAGGATGTACTGGAGGCGTAA